A single Crateriforma conspicua DNA region contains:
- a CDS encoding ABC transporter substrate-binding protein, producing MSIQRFRFDRTPGKRPRHSRTFIHRVTGLIIASGLLFTLGCRQSDQPPVVTAADQARADQLAVRVQLNWYPETEHGGIYQAQADGTYAAAGLNVEIRPGGRATPVAPELDLGRCHFAITGADDVIQFRRQGSKVVAVLAAVQNHPRCIMVQAASPVQSFDDFATSGMTLQCQPGRAFLDFLEQRGYLKQVKQVPYHGSVASLVTDPTIAIQAYSFAEPLLAKQQGVQTRQLMVSDLGWNPYSSVLVTTETLIEEQPELVRKFVQATRQGWQHYFDNPALGNAAVLDANQHGMTAEALQFGVEQMKPLAVPQDMTSQDIGMMTLDRWKTLVEQMDSLDPQRAGKVRPDDCFTTAFLGDEI from the coding sequence ATGAGCATCCAACGTTTTCGATTTGACCGAACACCAGGCAAGCGTCCGCGGCATTCACGAACGTTCATCCACCGGGTGACGGGGCTGATCATCGCGTCTGGTCTGCTGTTCACGTTGGGCTGTCGCCAATCGGATCAACCGCCGGTCGTGACCGCCGCCGATCAGGCCCGGGCGGATCAGTTGGCGGTTCGAGTCCAGTTGAATTGGTACCCCGAAACCGAGCATGGTGGGATTTATCAAGCCCAGGCCGACGGGACCTATGCGGCGGCAGGTTTGAATGTCGAAATCCGTCCCGGAGGCCGAGCGACGCCGGTGGCTCCGGAGTTGGACTTGGGACGTTGTCACTTTGCGATCACCGGTGCCGACGATGTGATCCAATTTCGTCGTCAGGGATCCAAGGTGGTGGCCGTCTTGGCTGCGGTCCAAAATCATCCGCGTTGCATCATGGTTCAAGCGGCCAGCCCGGTGCAGTCCTTTGATGACTTTGCGACCAGTGGGATGACGCTGCAATGCCAGCCCGGAAGAGCATTCTTGGATTTTCTGGAACAGCGTGGATATCTGAAACAAGTCAAACAGGTGCCCTACCACGGCAGCGTGGCATCCCTGGTCACCGATCCGACGATTGCGATTCAAGCCTACAGTTTTGCCGAACCGCTGTTGGCCAAACAGCAAGGCGTTCAGACGCGTCAGTTAATGGTCAGCGATCTGGGGTGGAATCCCTATTCCAGTGTTCTGGTCACCACCGAAACGTTGATCGAAGAACAACCCGAATTGGTTCGTAAATTTGTCCAGGCCACTCGGCAGGGCTGGCAGCATTACTTTGATAATCCTGCACTTGGCAACGCGGCCGTATTGGATGCCAATCAACACGGCATGACTGCCGAAGCCTTGCAGTTCGGCGTCGAACAGATGAAGCCACTCGCGGTCCCGCAAGACATGACGTCCCAGGACATCGGCATGATGACGCTCGACCGGTGGAAGACGTTGGTCGAACAAATGGACAGTCTGGATCCGCAACGGGCCGGGAAGGTGCGACCCGATGATTGCTTCACAACGGCATTTTTAGGCGACGAAATTTGA
- a CDS encoding serine/threonine protein kinase, whose amino-acid sequence MDDITTDQFVTNSSKSSPRGPKLLGIWRLGSVVHRTESAEITLAQPADASQNPRWDYVIKRGLDVEQSPSHRQFIAQAAAASQVAKHPNLVCVLDGSVSGSHPFVVMPRIEGRTLQQHLSDGNILALPVALWLTRQTAQAIATLHAGGWIHGDIKPANILVSGQGHATVIDLGFARRIHTPLGRVFRGTPEYASPEMLESETAALPSMDVFSLGRMLWQFMAHCNDSSSPVVETASELVASMIDLDPDARPTAASVVDRLLKLEINALGSHIEPVHRARRAA is encoded by the coding sequence ATGGACGACATCACCACCGACCAATTTGTGACCAACAGTTCCAAGTCATCGCCGCGTGGCCCCAAATTACTAGGGATTTGGCGATTGGGCAGCGTGGTCCATCGAACCGAGTCGGCGGAGATCACGTTGGCCCAACCTGCCGACGCATCCCAAAATCCGCGTTGGGACTATGTCATCAAGCGGGGCTTGGATGTTGAACAGTCACCGAGTCATCGACAGTTCATCGCACAGGCCGCTGCGGCTTCGCAAGTTGCCAAGCATCCGAATCTGGTGTGCGTCCTGGACGGATCCGTTTCGGGCTCGCATCCGTTCGTGGTGATGCCACGAATCGAAGGTCGGACGCTGCAACAACACTTGAGCGATGGCAACATCTTGGCGTTGCCGGTTGCACTCTGGCTGACCCGACAAACAGCCCAGGCGATCGCCACCCTGCACGCGGGCGGATGGATCCACGGTGACATCAAACCGGCCAACATCTTGGTCAGCGGCCAAGGTCATGCAACCGTGATCGATCTCGGTTTTGCGCGACGCATCCACACCCCGCTCGGTCGCGTGTTTCGCGGCACGCCCGAATACGCGTCGCCGGAAATGCTGGAAAGCGAAACAGCCGCATTGCCATCGATGGATGTGTTTTCTTTGGGCCGAATGCTTTGGCAATTCATGGCCCATTGCAACGACAGTTCATCGCCGGTCGTGGAAACCGCTTCGGAATTGGTCGCGTCGATGATCGATTTGGATCCAGACGCACGGCCGACCGCCGCGTCCGTCGTCGACCGATTGCTGAAACTGGAAATCAATGCGTTGGGCAGCCATATCGAACCGGTGCACCGTGCACGTCGCGCGGCATAA
- a CDS encoding nucleoside hydrolase: MMPRRFGRTCPLAVLVLIVAFTRNECVVAQSTDHDADLDPVPVIFDTDITGDVDDVLALAMLHTLADRGECDLLAVTISKRHPKAAAFVDAINTFYGRPDIPIGISTTAPPRESRYLSLVDQRQPDGTDRYPHDLRDDSDAREAVELLRQTLADADDHSVCLIQVGLAVNTADLLDSKPDRISPMNGHDLVQQKLRLASIMAGAFGPVGSNPRHLEANVKNHIESMQQLVNRWPQSVPSIWSDFRIGIAAKYPRRSIKNDFRYDPHHPVREAYLRYNGPDHDRPTWDLISVLYAVRPGDGYFGLSDRGVVEVQDDGFTAFRPSADGPDRYLTMSKPQAHRVIEVQRSLVSQPPNRNATSRVTD; the protein is encoded by the coding sequence ATGATGCCACGACGTTTCGGTCGGACCTGTCCCCTGGCCGTTCTGGTGTTGATCGTTGCGTTCACCAGAAACGAATGCGTAGTCGCCCAGTCGACAGACCACGACGCCGACCTGGATCCGGTACCGGTGATCTTTGATACCGATATCACGGGTGACGTGGACGACGTCTTAGCACTGGCAATGCTGCACACGCTGGCGGATCGTGGCGAGTGCGATCTGTTGGCCGTGACGATATCAAAACGTCACCCGAAAGCTGCCGCATTCGTTGATGCGATCAACACGTTCTACGGCCGGCCGGACATCCCGATCGGAATTTCGACGACGGCGCCACCACGTGAAAGTCGCTATCTGTCTTTGGTCGACCAAAGACAACCCGACGGTACCGATCGATATCCACATGATCTGCGCGACGACAGCGATGCTCGTGAGGCCGTCGAACTGCTGCGGCAAACTTTGGCCGATGCGGACGATCATTCCGTCTGTCTGATCCAAGTCGGCTTGGCGGTCAACACAGCGGATTTACTCGACAGCAAACCGGACCGCATCAGTCCCATGAATGGACACGATCTGGTGCAGCAAAAGCTGCGTCTCGCTTCCATCATGGCGGGTGCTTTTGGCCCCGTTGGATCGAATCCCCGCCACTTGGAGGCCAACGTAAAGAACCACATTGAATCCATGCAGCAATTGGTCAACCGCTGGCCACAAAGCGTTCCTAGCATCTGGAGTGATTTCCGAATCGGTATCGCTGCCAAATATCCGCGACGTTCCATCAAGAATGACTTTCGCTACGATCCACATCATCCCGTCCGCGAAGCCTACTTACGATACAACGGCCCGGACCACGATCGACCGACGTGGGATCTAATCAGCGTGCTTTACGCCGTCCGGCCCGGGGACGGCTATTTTGGCTTGTCCGATCGCGGGGTGGTCGAAGTCCAAGACGACGGCTTCACCGCATTTCGTCCGTCCGCGGATGGTCCCGATCGTTACCTGACCATGAGCAAACCTCAAGCTCATCGCGTCATCGAAGTTCAGCGCAGCCTGGTCAGCCAGCCACCCAATCGGAATGCAACATCTCGCGTCACCGATTGA